A window of Polyodon spathula isolate WHYD16114869_AA chromosome 22, ASM1765450v1, whole genome shotgun sequence contains these coding sequences:
- the LOC121297356 gene encoding BRCA1-associated protein-like — protein sequence MSVSLVVIRLELADDSRFPEGFQYCAGDMSDDEIKEKSLRSAITSLDGKTSAEKTMILHQHIGSRAMMDMAIETISPSQEKVDSEHAPDAEDSKSGVCEAPSPSDTNSKSTNEAVGTVPDSPSKQLPDQISFFSGNPSVEIVHGILHLYKTNKMTSLTEDVRRSAMLCILTVPATMTSHDLMKFVAPYNDVMEHMKIIRDSTPNQYMVLIKFCSQTDADSFYTSCNGRQFNSIEDAVCQLVYVERAEVIKSEQGASLPVMDLTELPKCTVCLERMDESVNGVLTTLCNHSFHSQCLQRWEDATCPVCRYCQTPEPVEENKCFECGVQENLWICLICGHIGCGRYVSRHAYKHFEETQHTYAMQLTNHRVWDYAGDNYVHRLVASKTDGKIVQYECEGDSCQDEKIDALQLEYSYLLTSQLESQRIYWENKIVHLEKDTAEEIKNMKSKFKETIEKCDSLEQKLNQLVKEKQSLEKKCTQVNTRLAKLSVELQEEQEMNKCLRANQSQLQARLKEEERRLRETSEQKERQITELQEQLRDVMFYLETQQQINQMPAEARQEIQEGQINIAVAASSNSPNLGSTGKLSTRKGRGKRGK from the exons ATGAGTGTTTCACTGGTTGTAATCCGGCTGGAGCTTGCGGACGATTCTCGCTTTCCGGAAGGTTTCCAGTATTGTG CCGGCGACATGTCGGATGATGAAATCAAAGAGAAGTCTCTCCGCTCTGCCATTACCAGTCTGGATGGCAAGACCTCCGCAGAGAAAACCATGATTTTACACCAGCACATTGGGAGCAGGGCAATGATGGATATGGCCATTGAAACCATAAGCCCTAGCCAAG agaaagtggattctgAACATGCTCCTGATGCGGAGGACAGTAAGAGTGGAGTGTGCGAGGCACCAAGCCCTTCTGATACAAATAGTAAAAGCACTAATGAGGCTGTAGGAACAGTGCCGGACTCTCCATCCAAACAACTGCCTGATCAGATTTCCTTCTTCAGCGGGAACCCTTCTGTGGAAATTGTGCATGGAATCCTGCATCTCTACAAAACCAA CAAAATGACCTCGCTGACGGAAGATGTGCGGCGCAGTGCCATGTTGTGCATTCTTACCGTCCCCGCAACCATGACGAGTCATGACCTCATGAAGTTTGTGGCACCCTATAACGATGTCATGGAGCACATGAAAATCATCCGAGACTCGACTCCCAATCAGTACATGGTGCTAATCAAGTTCTGTTCTCAG actgaCGCAGACAGCTTTTACACTTCTTGCAATGGGCGTCAATTCAATTCTATTGAGGACGCTGTCTGCCAGCTGGTTTATGTGGAGAGAGCAGAAGTCATCAAATCTGAACAG GGAGCCAGTCTTCCTGTGATGGATCTGACGGAGCTTCCTAAGTGCACTGTGTGTCTGGAGAGGATGGATGAGTCAGTGAACGGTGTGTTAACGACCCTCTGTAACCACAGCTTCCACAGTCAGTGCCTGCAGCGCTGGGAAGACGCAAC ATGCCCTGTTTGCAGATACTGCCAGACTCCAGAGCCAGTGGAAGAGAATAAATGTTTTGAGTGCGGTGTTCAGGAG AACTTGTGGATCTGTTTAATATGTGGACACATCGGATGTGGCCGCTACGTCAGCAGACATGCCTACAAGCATTTTGAGGAAACGCAGCACACCTATGCCATGCAGCTAACCAACCACAGAGTCTGGGACTATGCAGGAG ATAACTATGTTCACCGCCTGGTTGCTAGTAAAACTGATGGAAAGATTGTACAATATGAATGTGAGGGAGATTCATGCCAGGATGAAAAGATAGATGCACTTCAGCTGGAG TATTCATACCTTCTGACCAGTCAGCTGGAATCGCAACGAATCTACTGGGAAAATAAAATTGTTCATTTGGAAAAAGACACTGCAGAGGAA ATCAAAAACATGAAGTCTAAGTTTAAGGAGACCATTGAGAAATGTGACAGCCTGGAACAGAAGCTGAATCAGTTAGTTAAAGAGAAGCAGTCTCTGGAGAAAAA GTGCACACAGGTAAACACAAGGCTGGCGAAGCTGAGCGTGGAGCTGCAGGAAGAGCAGGAGATGAACAAGTGCCTGCGGGCGAACCAGTCCCAGCTGCAGGCCCGGCTGAAGGAGGAGGAGCGGCGGCTGCGGGAGACTTCGGAGCAGAAGGAGCGGCAGATCACTGAGCTGCAGGAGCAGCTGCGAGACGTCATGTTCTACCTGGAGACGCAGCAGCAGATCAACCAGATGCCAGCCGAGGCGCGCCAGGAGATCCAGGAGGGGCAGATCAACATCGCTGTCGCTGCCTCCTCAAACTCCCCCAACCTGGGCAGCACCGGCAAGCTTTCCACCAGGAAGGGCCGGGGCAAGAGGGGCAAATAA